Proteins encoded in a region of the Rhodoligotrophos appendicifer genome:
- a CDS encoding DUF4170 domain-containing protein: protein MSEPASLPPRQLLHLVFGGELSSLDEINFKNLKDLDIVGIYPNFSEAKKAWAAKAQATVDNAQTRYFIVHLHRLLDPDATT, encoded by the coding sequence ATGAGCGAACCGGCGTCGCTGCCCCCACGTCAATTGCTTCATCTGGTCTTTGGCGGAGAGCTGAGCAGCCTCGATGAGATCAACTTCAAGAACTTAAAAGATCTCGACATTGTAGGGATTTACCCGAATTTTTCCGAGGCAAAGAAGGCCTGGGCGGCCAAGGCGCAGGCCACTGTCGACAATGCGCAGACGCGCTACTTCATCGTCCATCTGCACCGCCTGCTGGACCCCGACGCAACGACCTAA
- a CDS encoding TldD/PmbA family protein has protein sequence MEDTQDHLIGIAEQAIAHAKRFGADAADAVVVEALSVSTAIRLGQLEDVERAEGQDIGLRVFIGDSQAIVSTNDFSEANLLAFAERAVAMARVTPPDPFSALVMRELYDHKPVDLDLFDSTTLDPDHLERLARETEEAALAVPGITNSEGAGAGYSVAAIALVTSNGFAGSYRRSGFSVSCTAVAGSGTGMERDYDSSSAVYFADLRSPQEIGALAADRAIRRLNPRKVDSCRGTIVFEPRMSRGFISHFLGAVNGASVARGTSFLKESLGAQIFPEEVSITDNPLKCRGARSRPFDGEGMASRPLTLVGNGSLNSWVLDTRSARKLGLASTGHATRGISSPPSPSVTNVTLEPGKRSREQLIGEVERGLLVTDMLGHGVNGVTGDYSRGAAGFWIENGEITYPVAEITVAGNLKDLFRTMKVADDMEDRGGINAPSISVEGATIAGR, from the coding sequence ATGGAAGACACTCAAGACCATCTCATAGGGATCGCAGAGCAGGCAATCGCCCACGCCAAGCGTTTTGGAGCCGATGCGGCCGACGCCGTTGTCGTAGAAGCTTTGTCGGTTTCAACCGCCATACGCCTAGGCCAGCTCGAAGATGTCGAGCGTGCCGAAGGACAGGACATTGGCTTGCGGGTCTTCATCGGAGATTCGCAGGCTATTGTTTCGACCAACGATTTTTCCGAAGCGAATCTTTTGGCTTTTGCAGAACGCGCGGTTGCCATGGCGCGTGTGACGCCTCCGGATCCATTTAGCGCGCTTGTCATGCGCGAGTTATATGATCACAAGCCCGTGGATCTGGACTTGTTTGATTCTACCACTCTTGATCCGGATCACCTGGAAAGGCTCGCACGCGAAACCGAAGAGGCTGCACTGGCTGTACCAGGGATCACAAACTCCGAAGGTGCAGGCGCCGGGTATTCGGTTGCGGCAATTGCGCTTGTCACCTCCAATGGTTTTGCAGGCAGTTATCGTCGGTCAGGTTTTAGCGTGTCATGTACGGCTGTTGCCGGCAGTGGGACCGGCATGGAGCGCGACTACGACAGCTCAAGTGCGGTCTATTTCGCTGATCTTAGATCTCCGCAGGAAATTGGCGCGCTCGCCGCAGATCGCGCTATTCGGCGCCTGAACCCGCGCAAGGTGGACTCTTGCCGGGGGACAATCGTCTTTGAACCCAGAATGAGCCGCGGTTTTATAAGCCATTTCTTGGGCGCCGTGAATGGCGCCTCGGTCGCTCGGGGTACCAGCTTTTTGAAAGAGTCTCTTGGTGCCCAAATCTTTCCAGAGGAAGTCAGCATCACAGATAACCCTTTGAAGTGTAGAGGCGCCCGATCCCGCCCCTTTGACGGCGAGGGAATGGCAAGCCGTCCTTTGACCTTGGTCGGGAACGGCAGTCTCAACAGCTGGGTTCTTGACACGCGGTCGGCACGGAAATTGGGTCTTGCATCAACGGGTCACGCGACACGGGGCATAAGCTCGCCGCCTTCGCCTTCCGTGACCAATGTAACGCTGGAGCCCGGGAAGAGATCACGTGAGCAGCTGATCGGCGAAGTTGAGCGAGGGCTTCTTGTAACGGACATGCTTGGCCATGGTGTCAATGGCGTCACTGGAGACTACAGCCGTGGCGCCGCGGGCTTCTGGATTGAGAACGGCGAAATAACTTATCCCGTAGCCGAGATAACGGTGGCTGGAAATCTGAAGGATCTCTTCCGCACCATGAAGGTTGCGGACGACATGGAGGATCGCGGTGGAATTAATGCCCCCTCCATCAGTGTGGAAGGTGCAACGATTGCCGGCCGCTGA
- a CDS encoding inositol monophosphatase family protein: protein MQRLPAADLVLLAEAVREAGALALALRNKGVENWNKGDGTPVTEADLAVDTLIKNRLTGARPQYGWLSEETADDKTRLDRDLVWIVDPIDGTRSFMAGEHEWCVSAALVERGIPLAAAIYSPPTDDLFCAARGEGATLNGKPVQVSNCDRFEEARLLARDTAFRANRWAGRVWPAMNLDMRKSIALRLCLVATGEFDASFALGNTSDWDIAGAHLVVTEAGGVVTTLAGDIPLYNQPSTKHPGVLASGPALHRQFMEHLPHFSG from the coding sequence GTGCAACGATTGCCGGCCGCTGATCTCGTCCTCCTCGCCGAGGCCGTAAGAGAGGCCGGCGCTCTGGCGCTTGCTCTGCGGAACAAGGGCGTTGAAAACTGGAACAAGGGCGATGGTACGCCCGTGACAGAAGCTGATCTCGCGGTCGATACATTGATCAAGAATCGGCTGACAGGAGCTCGTCCGCAATATGGCTGGCTGTCGGAGGAGACTGCCGACGACAAGACGCGCCTGGATCGTGACTTGGTGTGGATCGTCGATCCCATTGATGGGACACGGTCTTTTATGGCCGGCGAGCATGAGTGGTGCGTCTCAGCTGCCTTGGTGGAGCGCGGCATTCCGCTCGCGGCAGCGATTTACAGTCCGCCGACGGATGATTTGTTTTGTGCAGCACGGGGCGAGGGTGCAACGCTGAACGGCAAGCCTGTGCAGGTCAGCAATTGTGATCGCTTCGAAGAGGCGCGGCTGCTTGCTCGCGACACTGCTTTCCGGGCAAACCGCTGGGCTGGACGCGTCTGGCCGGCCATGAATTTGGACATGCGAAAGTCAATCGCCCTGCGGCTTTGCCTCGTCGCCACGGGAGAATTCGACGCGAGTTTTGCCTTGGGAAACACCAGCGACTGGGATATCGCCGGGGCTCATTTGGTGGTGACGGAAGCCGGAGGCGTGGTGACCACTCTGGCGGGAGATATTCCCCTCTATAACCAACCCAGTACGAAGCATCCCGGGGTGTTGGCGTCGGGCCCTGCTTTACACCGTCAATTCATGGAACATCTGCCGCATTTTTCAGGCTGA